GAACGGCCCTGTTTGCAGCGGCATCTTTACTGTGAATGCTTCACCCCTCTTACAGCCACCTTGCAGACCACGCAGCCTAGTTCTGTAATCATAGAGTTTCTCATAATACCTGTCCGCTTTGCCAATCTGTGACCTATGTTGCTGTAACGCTTTCCTTGCAGATGCATACCCTTCTGTTATATTCACTATCAGATTAGGAAAGGAAATCATCGAATTTATTTCCATATTGAGAATCCGTTCCACTCTATGCGCATTATCAAATATCGTCTTATGAGATGCCCACTCAACAGCCTGATCTACGAGTTTCGAACACAATACATGATTCTGATTGTAGTCCTGTTCCGAGTGGGTGATGACGATTGTAGGAGCAGTTTCCAGTATTACCTCAACAACATCATCTTTCATGGATAGACCAATATCAAAATCATCACGTATGTTGGTAAATACATGTCTAGCTCCCAAAATAGAGCAGGCATCTTCTAGTTCAGAATTGCGTTCTTCACTTCCAGTCATACATAAAATGTCAACTGGAAATCCTTGCCTAGCATGAACAGAAATCGTTCCTCCTGTACCTAGACATTCGTCATCAGGATGTGCAACCACAACAAGAAGTGAAGATTCAGAGTTTCTGGGCATAGATTATATCTCGGGTAGCTAGCTAATCAACTTTTGCCAGAAGCTCGATGTTGAACCAGTTGGCTTAAAGGCCATTCAGATGTTTATTCCTTGGGTCAATCTTGATGAGAATTGGAGTCTGTCTTTATCCTACAGTTGGTGGATCTGGGTATCTAGGCACTCGACTAGGACAGCATCTAGCTGATAGAGGACACGAAGTGCATT
The window above is part of the Candidatus Thorarchaeota archaeon genome. Proteins encoded here:
- a CDS encoding PIG-L family deacetylase codes for the protein MPRNSESSLLVVVAHPDDECLGTGGTISVHARQGFPVDILCMTGSEERNSELEDACSILGARHVFTNIRDDFDIGLSMKDDVVEVILETAPTIVITHSEQDYNQNHVLCSKLVDQAVEWASHKTIFDNAHRVERILNMEINSMISFPNLIVNITEGYASARKALQQHRSQIGKADRYYEKLYDYRTRLRGLQGGCKRGEAFTVKMPLQTGPFYPENSVKTLL